From Pyxicephalus adspersus chromosome 7, UCB_Pads_2.0, whole genome shotgun sequence, a single genomic window includes:
- the LOC140336064 gene encoding olfactory receptor 5AR1-like, which yields MPIKNHTVVVEFILLGLSSHPKIQVILFLIFMIGYMIILIGNITFVIVILKDASLHTPMYFFLLNLSFLDLCFSTSIIPRMLRDLLAVKNTISYGECATQMYISLSFGETECILLAIMAYDRYVAICYPLHYTAIMSKMVCVRIAAGTWICGFILSISHVALTLNVDLCGNNEINHFLCEVPEILSLSCDNIILVEFIIFVVGVIILMTPVTFIALSYLKILLSILKIASSTGRRKAFSTCGSHMIVVTIFYGSCMAAYMKPRSSSEPGKDKVIAIFYTIVPPMLNPIIYTLRNNNVKAALLKLNRRHFLW from the coding sequence ATGCCTATCAAAAATCATACAGTTGTGGTGGAATTTATTCTTCTTGGACTTTCTAGTCATCCCAAAATTCAAGTAATTCTTTTTCTTATCTTCATGATTGGCTATATGATCATTTTAATTGGAAACATTACCTTTGTTATCGTGATTTTAAAAGATGCCAGTCTTCATactccaatgtatttttttcttttaaacctctCTTTTCTGGATCTCTGTTTTTCAACCTCAATCATTCCAAGGATGTTAAGGGATCTGTTGGCagttaaaaatacaatatctTATGGGGAGTGTGCAACACAGATGTACATTTCTCTCTCTTTTGGTGAAACTGAGTGTATTTTGCTTGCCATAATGGCATATGATCGCTATGTAGCTATTTGTTATCCATTACACTATACCGCTATCATGAGTAAGATGGTCTGCGTCAGAATAGCTGCTGGAACCTGGATATGTGGATTTATTCTTTCAATTTCTCATGTTGCGCTTACACTTAATGTTGATCTTTGtggaaataatgaaataaatcattttttatgtgaAGTACCAGAAATCCTGTCTCTATCATGTGATAATATTATCTTAGTtgaattcattatttttgtgGTAGGTGTGATTATTTTGATGACTCCAGTCACATTTATTGCATTGTCAtatttgaaaatacttttaagtATCCTTAAAATTGCATCATCGACTGGACGAAGAAAAGCCTTTTCTACTTGTGGATCCCATATGATCGTTGTGACGATATTTTATGGTTCATGTATGGCTGCTTACATGAAACCAAGGTCAAGCTCAGAACCTGGAAAAGACAAAGTGATTGCcatattttatacaattgttCCTCCAATGTTAAACCCAATTATTTATACTCttagaaataataatgttaaagcaGCTTTACTCAAATTAAATAGAAGACATTTTTTGTGGTAA
- the LOC140336065 gene encoding olfactory receptor 5AR1-like has translation MSRNVTVIVDFILLGLSSNPETQIILFFIFLLAYAIILTGNILFIILIITYTTLHTPMYFFLSNLSFLDLCYSTSIVPRMLRDLMSAKKIISYEECATQMYFSLSLGETECILLAVMAYDRYVAVCYPLQYTTIMNKMVCIKIAAGTWICGFFLSISHVALTLNIDLCRNNVINHFLCEVPAILALSCESVVLVEFAILVVGVIILMTPVTIITMSYIKIILCIIKIKSSGGRRKAFSTCGSHMMVVTIFYGSAMAAYMKPRSSSIPETDKVVAIFYEIVPPMLNPIIYTLRNNDVKVLFKKLRNMHYFSDNRGKVFIDVR, from the coding sequence atgtcaagaaatgtcACAGTGATTGTTGATTTCATTCTTCTTGGACTTTCCAGTAATCCAGAAACTCAAATTAttctcttttttatctttttacttgCATATGCTATTATCTTGACTggaaatatactgtttattattttaattataacatACACCACCCTACATActcctatgtatttttttctttcaaatctcTCCTTTTTGGATCTCTGTTATTCAACTTCAATTGTACCAAGGATGCTCAGGGATTTAATGTCAGCGAAAAAGATAATTTCTTATGAGGAATGTGCAACACAGATGTACTTTTCTCTTTCCTTGGGAGAAACAGAATGTATTCTTCTAGCAGTAATGGCATATGATCGCTATGTTGCAGTATGTTATCCATTACAATACACTACCATCATGAATAAGATGGTCTGTATTAAAATAGCTGCTGGTACCTGGATATGtggattttttctttctatttctcaTGTGGCCCTTACACTAAATATAGATCTTTGTAGGAAcaatgtaataaatcattttctatgTGAAGTACCAGCAATCCTAGCTCTGTCATGTGAAAGTGTTGTTTTAGTGGAATTTGCCATTTTAGTGGTTGGTGTGATTATTCTTATGACTCCTGTCACAATTATCACAAtgtcatatattaaaataatattatgcattattaaaattaaatcatcAGGTGGCCGTAGGAAAGCTTTTTCTACATGTGGGTCTCATATGATGGTTGtgacaatattttatggttcGGCTATGGCTGCTTACATGAAACCTAGATCAAGCTCAATACCAGAAACAGATAAAGTGGTTGctattttttatgaaattgtaCCCCCAATGTTAAACCCAATTATTTATACTCTCAGAAATAATGATGTtaaagtgttatttaaaaaacttAGAAATATGCACTATTTTAGTGACAACAGAGGAAAGGTATTCATAGATGTCAGATGa
- the LOC140336066 gene encoding olfactory receptor 2D2-like gives MQGVLTSENGTLVIKFILRGLASNPKIQFVLFLVFLLVYIIIFIGNLLIIVLILTDTKLHTPMYFFLANLSCLDICYSTTTVPRILRDLVSAKKIISYAECATQLYVNVCLGVTECILLAIMAYDRYVAICYPLYYTTIMSNAICIRTVTGMWLSGFLCPITHVILTLNVDLCGNNEINNFLCDIPEILSLSCENTIVIELVIFVTGVVVLMIPVTFIAVSYVRIILSILKIASSEGRRKTFSTCGSHIIVVTIFYGSAMADYMKPKSSSKSGTDKFITAFYCILTPVLNPPIYTLRNNEVKSAFLKCKSRFFSGISRTFSHH, from the coding sequence ATGCAAGGAGTTTTGACTTCAGAAAATGGCACACTAGTTATAAAATTTATTCTTCGTGGGCTTGCTAGTAATCCAAAAATTCAATTTGTTCTTTTCCTTGTCTTTTTGCTTgtgtatattatcatttttattggaaATCTCCTTATCATTGTTCTTATTTTAACAGACACCAAACTTCATActccaatgtatttctttcttgcaAACCTCTCTTGTCTAGATATCTGTTATTCCACTACAACTGTACCAAGGATACTAAGGGATTTGGTGTCAGCAAAGAAAATAATCTCCTATGCAGAATGTGCAACACAACTATACGTGAATGTGTGCTTAGGGGTAACTGAGTGCATTCTGCTTGCCATAATGGCTTATGATCGTTATGTAGCTATATGTTATCCATTATACTATACTACCATCATGAGTAATGCAATTTGTATCAGAACAGTTACTGGTATGTGGTTATCTGGATTTCTTTGTCCTATTACACATGTGATTCTTACACTTAACGTAGATCTTTGTGGgaacaatgaaataaataattttctttgtgaTATACCAGAAATCTTATCACTGTCATGTGAAAACACTATTGTCATTGAATTAGTTATCTTCGTAACTGGTGTGGTTGTTCTAATGATTCCTGTCACATTTATTGCAGTTTCATATGTTCGAATAATCCTAAGTATTCTTAAAATTGCATCATCAGAAGGACggagaaaaacattttctacatgtGGATCTCATATTATAGTTGtgacaatattttatggttctgCTATGGCTGACTACATGAAACCAAAGTCAAGTTCAAAATCCGGAACAGACAAATTTATTActgcattttattgcattttaacacCAGTGCTAAATCCTCCAATTTATACCCTTAGAAATAATGAAGTTAAATCagcttttctaaaatgtaaaagtagatttttttctggtataaGTAGGACATTTTCTCACCATTAG